AAGGTGGAATGGCTGACTCTTCTATGATGGAGGAAAATACTTTTACTATTTCTGCCCAACGTCAGCAATTAATAGGAGTTAAGCTAACTGAAGTTAAGTCACAAAACATTAATAAAACAATTCGTGCAGTTGGAAACATTGTAGTAGATGAAACAAAAATGGTTGAAGTTCAGACTAAATTTAGTGGTTGGATAGACAAAGTTTTTGCTAATCAATTAGGCCAACACGTTAAAAAAGGTGATCCACTATTTACTATTTACAGTCCAGAACTTGTGGCTACACAAGAAGAATATTTGCTTGCTTGGCGTGGTACAAAGCAGTTTGAACATAGTGAGTATAAAGAAGTTGTTAGCATGGATTCACTTCTAAACGCTTCAAGACGAAGGCTTTCACAATGGGATATTAGTAAAGAGCAAATTGATGCACTAGAAACAACAGACAAAGCTGAACGCAGTATCACAATTTATGCATCAGCCAGTGGTCATATTATTATGAAAAATGCTTTGCCTAATATGCAGGTAACTCCTGATAGCAAGCTTTATACAATTGCCGATCATAGTAGGGTTTGGGTCAATGTAGATGTATTTGAAACAGATTTAGCAATGATAAAGCTTGGTCAGTCAGCCAAAATGACCGTTCCTGCTTATCCTGATAAAGAATTTTTAGGCACAGTAACTTTTATTTCACCACACCTAAACGGCGAGACTCGCACACTCAAGGTAAGGCTAGAATTTGCTAATCCTAATATTCTACTAAAACCAGAAATGTACTCAAATGTTGAGTTTGAAATCCCTATGGGAGAGAAAATAGTTATTCCAGAATCTGCTGTTATTCGCACTGGGAAACAGAATATTGCTTTTGTTAGCTTAGGGAAGGGGAGTTTTGCACTTCGTAATATTTCATTAGGGATGAAATTTGATGGATGGTATGAAGTGCTAAGTGGGTTAGAAACAAATGAACAGATTGTCACATCAGCAAATTTTTTAGTTGATGCAGAAAGTAAGCTCCAAGGTGTTAAGTCCTCTTGGCAAGAGGAAGAAAGCCAAAAGGAGAAGTAACTTATGATTGAGAATCTGATTGAATATTGCGCTCGTAATCGCTTTATAGTTTTTGCCTTCACTATATTTCTGTCAATTTGGGGTTTATGGGCATTAAAAAACGCCAAGCTTGATGCATTACCAGACCTTTCTGATACGCAAGTAATTATTTTTACTGAATGGGATGGGCGTTCACCTGATTTAGTAGAAGCTCAAGTCACTTATCCAATAGTTACTCGTCTGGTTGCTGCTCCAAAAGTGAAGGTTGTAAGAGGACAATCTTTCTTTGGTCTATCTTTTATTTATGTGATTTATGAGGATGGCACAGACATTTATTGGGCACGTAGCCGCACACTAGAATACCTTAATGGGTTAAGAGATAAACTTCCTACAGATGTTTCACCAACCTTGGGGCCAGATGCTA
This portion of the Candidatus Abawacabacteria bacterium genome encodes:
- a CDS encoding efflux RND transporter periplasmic adaptor subunit, translating into GGMADSSMMEENTFTISAQRQQLIGVKLTEVKSQNINKTIRAVGNIVVDETKMVEVQTKFSGWIDKVFANQLGQHVKKGDPLFTIYSPELVATQEEYLLAWRGTKQFEHSEYKEVVSMDSLLNASRRRLSQWDISKEQIDALETTDKAERSITIYASASGHIIMKNALPNMQVTPDSKLYTIADHSRVWVNVDVFETDLAMIKLGQSAKMTVPAYPDKEFLGTVTFISPHLNGETRTLKVRLEFANPNILLKPEMYSNVEFEIPMGEKIVIPESAVIRTGKQNIAFVSLGKGSFALRNISLGMKFDGWYEVLSGLETNEQIVTSANFLVDAESKLQGVKSSWQEEESQKEK